The stretch of DNA TCCCACCGGGACGTCGCGTAGACCTCATCGAGGAGGAGAGAACCAATGAACATCGATTTCGTCGAACAGAGTCTGCGGGACGGTCAGCAGAGTCTGTGGGGAATGCGACTGCGTGCCTACGAGGCCGCCGGCGCACTGCCATATCTCACGAACGCGGGTTACCGCACCATCGACCTCACCGGCGCGGGCATGTTCACCGTTCTCCTGCGTGAGTACGGCGACGACCCGTGGGCCACGCTCGACTTCCTCGTCGCCGGTCTGCGGGGGAACGAGCTCCGTTCCGGGCTGCGGACCCTGAGTTGCGTCGGCTTCGCGCCCACCCCCCAGGTGATCATGGACCTGTGGGTTCAGACCCTGGTCAAGCACGGCGCGACCAGCTTCTGGCTGTACGACTGCCTCTACGACATGGACCTGATGAAGCACATGGTGCAGGTCGTCAATGATGCAGGCGGACAGCCGGTTCCGGCGATCATGTACGGGCTCACCGACGTTCACGACGATGCGTACTTCGCCGACCGGGCAGCACAGATGGCGTCGTGGAACGGCGTCGAGTCGGTCTACCTCGAGGACGCCGCCGGTGTGCTCAAGCCCGAGCGCGCGCGCACCCTGCTACCCGCGGTCCGTGAGGCCACGGGGACCACTCCGCTCGAACTGCACTGCCACAACACGACGAACCTCGCCCAGCACAACTACATCGTCGGTGTCGAGAGCGGGTTCTCCCGACTGCACACCGCGTCGCGACCCATGGCCAACGGTCCGTCGCTGCCCTCGACCGAGGCGATGGTCGCGATCATCGAACACATGGGTCACACCCACGGGCTCGACACGTCGACCTTCGGTCCCGTCGCGGAGCACTTCGAGC from Gordonia humi encodes:
- a CDS encoding carboxyltransferase, which produces MNIDFVEQSLRDGQQSLWGMRLRAYEAAGALPYLTNAGYRTIDLTGAGMFTVLLREYGDDPWATLDFLVAGLRGNELRSGLRTLSCVGFAPTPQVIMDLWVQTLVKHGATSFWLYDCLYDMDLMKHMVQVVNDAGGQPVPAIMYGLTDVHDDAYFADRAAQMASWNGVESVYLEDAAGVLKPERARTLLPAVREATGTTPLELHCHNTTNLAQHNYIVGVESGFSRLHTASRPMANGPSLPSTEAMVAIIEHMGHTHGLDTSTFGPVAEHFEQVARDAGRATGVPAEYDPRMYDHQLPGGMTGTLINQLERHGMGHRFPEVLEAIPQVRVDLGSPIMATPFSQFVGVQTVLNIVTGDPYSMVSDEVIHYVLGHYGPVPAPVAPNVLDKILSSPRAEQLKNWERPDPTLAEIRSKFAPGISDEELLIRFMMSDEEVDAMLAKGPLRVDRRRSTNNIVESVIDLLDDPGTSKSFSVSTPHFSVSTSRSAR